The sequence taaattaaaaatatataaattttaagaatttttgcaccggtggtccctcgattttagtgaagaaaagagtaaaaagatgaatttaccctcacatgcaagacaCATGGCATGACTTAACGGACTTTTTTAACAAAAAGTTGACGGAGGAACGCGTAATCAAAAAAGGTGATAATAGAGGGACgctgaaagccaaaaaaaaaaaaaaaacttgaaggaCGCTGTTAGATTTTTGGGATAAAATAGAGGaaccaacggcacaattatttctaAATAAAAGGATAAAACGAAGATTagtaattatatctatatatctaaaaggtATAGCCAAAGTGAATAGCAAACCTCACAAGTTACACAAACTACTCCCAATCTTTTACTTATTTACATTTTAGCCTCACCATatataatagttaactttatagcttttataaatttaccacaaacttttaacattttgtACTTTacccattaaacttctcattcattataaatcgaccacatacttTATATTCACATATTAACTAACAGACAAACGTTATGAATAGTAACCAGGGACATTtttgacttttcacctttttttgtttttgtttttttactaaatttcattttaccaacaaagcccCCCAAACTTTTTTGAAAaaatcaaatcgaccccccaaacagggagtaaagtgtcaaataaccattttcataaaaaatcttaaataaacttcacccaaatattcaacgggtcatattttttcgctcgcaacgagttaaattttttcgacactatcgttaaactcgaaacattttcgacttttcacattttttttgttttttttaactaaatttcattttaccaacaaagccccccaaacttttttgaaaaattcaaatcgaccccccaaacaggggggtaaagtgtcaaataaccattttcataaaaaatcttaaataaacttcacccaaatattcaacgggtcatatcttctcgctcgcaacgagttaaattttttcgacactatcgttaaactcgaaataattttaggaacacaatgtcactagctatacgcaaaacggacgctttttaaaaaacactaaatatttggggtacttttcatacacgttgattttgcgttaaatttttaaaagtggacaatttatagcgaaacgcggagatgcacatatattgttaatttaaaataacatttaaatctctcacgggttataccttttagttcgactcgagttgcgcttcaacgacatcatcgttagccacaaaataattttaccaaacgcaataaaatacattgaaaaacgaaccccggcgcgaagcgagggttcggtAACTAGTTTTGTTCTAAATAttaaatattgaaaaaatataaaaTGAGCTCCTCCGTCGAAATATACAGGACATCCCTCTTCTCTCTTTTTTCAAACGCAAATTCGTTTTCTTCCAAATTTCAACATTTTTTTTACAATACCAAACCCTAACCCTTTGTTCTTATTCGCCGGCGATCATTTCATGGCTGATACGCCGGCCTTTATTTTATCATCAGTTAGGGTTTCCACATTCTCGTTTTTTCAATTTCATATCTCACTTGGCCTTACCTAAAATTTTCTTTTATGCCGCAAATTAACAAAAATGGCTGCCGGAAAATTAGGGTTATATGAAAAAATACGAAGATTCATACGTACATTACATTTTTTAATTGTAATGCtggcgtcattattattattatggcttCCGATTCTAGTTTCAATTGGTGATATATTGGTTCCTTGTGTTTTAATCTCAAGTTTTACTTGTATTAGATGTTATAGTTTTAATGAGCATTTGAATAGATATGATTTTAGAAGCTCCTTGACAGACGTACCCGTGGCTTCGATGATACGGTCTCTCGTAATTACTTGTACGTATTGATTATTTTTTCATGTACTTTGTGTATATAATGCAGCTGCATTGTCTTATTATGCGTTAGTTTATGTGATTTTGGATTTATAAGGTTTATTTAAGGGCAGATTACACAGCTTAAATCGAACGAAAAATGTTTCATTGTTTGGTAACTTTTAGATATTGTAGCATGTAAACGCAAGTCGGTTCAAAATCTAAGTTGCATCCCTTCCTTTTTAATTTGGCCTTTAGAAGGTAAAATGTTGATCATATATGGATTTAGTAATGTTAGTGTTGGTGTTGGAAACATCGTGCTTAACTTATATGGAGTATCACGATTTTGTAATCAAAAGGATCAACAAAAAAGGGATCTAATGGAGAAAAGTGTAGGGAGGATTCTGGTATTGACTCGTGATGTCTCACTTTTACACTTTGCCGCACCAAAATAATTGGTGCTTCGGGTGTAGAAGCTGGCATTTTGACACATGCCTGTACCAAAATCATCCGTACGCTTTTCTCCATTGCAACCCTTTTCTCCTAAACCGTAACATAGTAACATGATTTATTAAAACTAGAGAGTTGATATGGAGAATAATAAGCTATTTAAATTTGATAAAAAGAACCTTATGACTTGTCTAGACTACAATTactgttaatatgattattagttatGCCAACAACAAGCCATCAATTATACACTAATCTATAGTAAGGAATATGTTGCAAGTataagatttatatatatttatatatattatgatagATTCAACGAgaaggatgactttctctacttttgagtgtgtttcactctgggtggagaatgacttgtttttattctcagataggggaaggattgtctacatctcacctccccatacaccactcatgtggtattgggttttgttgttgttgtatgatagattcaACGATAAATATGATAATATCTAAGAATAGTAACAAGACAGCGAATCTTGTGCAATATTCTTTAAAAATGCTACGCAAACAAACATCACATCATCTTGTAAACAATGTAAATGATAGTTCGTTTTATGCAATTAACCTTCAGGGAACAATTAAGTAAAAATGGTTCTTATCGAGAAAAGTGTTGCGAGGATTCTGGTACTGTCAAATGTGCAACATTGTTTACACATTGATGCATGTGTTAGCATCACCATTTTGTACACTTTTCTCCGTAACCCGAATCATCAACCCGTTGTATAATATTAGAATGTGTTCAAGTTTTCTgtggtatatatatttatatatcattgatTTAGTGTGTGATTGCAGGTGTTTATATGATGTATGATGGCCCGGTGCTCTCACATGGACAATATCTTGGAACAGTGACATTGTGCTCCATTTTCTCGATTCTTGTTTTATCAATAAAAGCTTGTGTTTTCACAGTAAATTCCCAGTTCGAGGCTGAAGATTCATCTTCTCTTTCAAACGAGAGGGTTCTTCTAAAGAAGTCATGGGGGATGAATGTACTGTTTCTGTCATCTGTTGTTTTTGCTCTTGGGCATACTGTTATTGCTTATCGAATGAGTTGCAGAGCACGGAGGAAGCTTATGTTTAACCGAAGTGATCCTGATTCGGTATGTTTTCTTATTAATATAGGAATAACCTGTTTCTAGAGGTAGCAATttctatttatctatttatttacttataACTGGGCCAACTTAGGTTAGTTTTTATCTCTGATTGATAAAAAGTTGGCTCGTAAGGAATTGGGTCGATGGGTTTGAAAGGTTAAATGGGTTGAATGTGGACCAAAGTGTTTGTTAATGCATTAAATCTTCAAGATCATCTTTTTCCTTTCAGAAAACTAATTACTGAAATAGTATAATATCTGTAATATTATTGCATATGCTTAACCTTTCAATGATTATATATTTTTGGAAAACAATTGTATTGAGTCCTGCACTTTAAGTTACCCATTTTGAACGGCTACCATTTACCAAACGCACCCAATCCGCTTCTTTGGCTACTTCTAATCATTCGCGAACACATATATGCTTCTATGCTAACTGATACGCAAGCTGTAAGTATTGAGTATTCAGTTAATTCTATAAAATATAAGATTATTTAGGAAATCTCTTGATTTGTATCTTGATTTCATGTATTATATTAAAGAATACATCTTTTGTTTCAATGCCTCAAACTCTGATAAGGAAAGACTATACCCACCTGCCTACCCACATACACACTTACAATTGTAGTTTTTACTTCAATAGTAAAGGATCTATTAGGAAGTTTATTTTGAGGGAAGCAATGatttttgtgtatatattcattggTGAATATTTCATTAGATATAATTTATTTTACTCACACATGTTGTACTTTTTAGTACTTCTCGCAGAAACTTCTCTTCACTTTCTATCCAAATGAGGCATGCTGTTACATGACTGTATTATATAAAGATGAAAacttttcttttgctttttaaatATGGGTTATTGATGTTATATTTTTGATTTAATTATCTAAATAATGTAAGTATTTTTTGGAGGGAGTATTTTTGGTGGGAATGTTTTGGTGGGAAGGTTTTGGTGGGATGTTTTGGAGGGAGTTTTCTTGGAGGGAATTATATGGAGGGAACTTTTGGGAGGGAAGTGTGTGTATAAATAGGAGTTATTGTTAGAGGAGAAAAGTGGAGGAGTTAGAGAGAAAAATAGAGAGTCTATGAGAGTCGTCTTACTCCGTCCCGTGAGGTGGTCTCGGTGATTCAATAACGATGGGAGCGAATTCCGTTATTGTAATCTACCGTTTGTGAGAGGTGTTGAGAGATACGTGATAGTATTCAAGAGTGTTGTAACGAGCGTTCATTCTTGTAATATTATTCGTATATAGTGAAATTTATGTGGCCGctggtcccgtggtttttactctcccttgagaggttttccacgtaaaatgtTGTGCgcgtataacttttatattttgtcgtTTAATTATTGACTTATACATGGTTGTGTGATTCTTATTGTGATGGGGTCGATCTCGAAAGTGATATGTGTGCGGGTTCGATCCcaacaaactggtatcagagcggggttCATGGAGAAGAATCGCATAACCGGGAGGAAGTCAATTTGTGAAGAAAAAAGCGTACGGTTCGTCATATTCTGCGCAGCGAAAAGAGAATTGATGGTacgggttcgttaaccgttggatcggTGTGAAATTTGGACTGTAGGTTCATAAGACGTAGATACACGATCTGACCGTTGGGATCTTTGATTAGAGCCGTCGTTCGAGAGATATTATTATCTGAAGTGTGCTGCAGAAAAAATTCGTCATTTCAGCGCAGTTGGAAGGAAACGGGTGCTGCAGATTCGTTAGCCGTTGGATCATCGTGATTTTTGGATAGCGGGTTCAGAACACTTTGATTTATGCTGTGACCGATTTTTGTGGTGATCAGAAGAGTAGTTTGGGAGATACATGTGTCTGAAGTTGTTGCTGAAATCATACGAAATGAAGGAGTTGTTGAAGAGAGGTTAAAAGATGAAGAGGCTCGGTGGAGAGTTGATCATGGAGAGTTCCTTGTGTCGAAAGTCTTCCTAACAATGAGATTGTTTGGCGGCGTGTTCCGGTTGAGATAAAGTCGGCGGCAACAAGATGAAGATCAACAATCCATGTTCGAGATCAAGATTTAGAGAATTTGAATCAAGGGAGGATGTGTTATATTTTTGATTTAATTATCTAAATAATGTAAGTATTTTTTGGAGGGAGTATTTTTGGTGGGAATGTTTTGGTGGGAAGGTTTTGGTGGGATGTTTTGGAGGGAGTTTTCTTGGAGGGAATTATATGGAGGGAACTTTTGGGAGGGAAGTGTGTGTATAAATAGGAGTTATTGTTAGAGGAGAAAAGTGGAGGAGTTAGAGAGAAAAATAGAAAGTCTATGAGAGTCGTCTTACTCCGTCCCGTGAGATGGTCTCGGTGATTCAATAACTATGGGAGCGAATTCCGTTATTGTAATCTACCGTTTGTGAGAGGTGTTGAGAGATACGTGATAGTATTCAAGAGTGTTGTAACGAGCGTTCATTCTTGTAATATTATTCGTATATAGTGAAATTTAAGTGGCCGctggtcccgtggtttttactctcccttgagaggttttccacgtaaaatgtTGTGCgcgtataacttttatattttgtcgtTTAATTATTGACTTATACATGGTTGTGTGATTCTTATTGTGATGAGGTCGATCTCGAAAGTGATGTGTGCGGGTTCGATCCCAACAATTGAGTGTGGATGTGAgtgttaactttttttttttgaaaaaataataataatgaagtgttTGTTATTCATTTTATGCTACTCTACAGGTGTTTTTGAGCCAACTTTTATCTTCAATCGGCTACGCTAAGCTCCCGAGATCTTCAATTCCTGCTGACAACAGGGTACAGAAAAATGATAATCAAAAAAGAAGGAAACCTTTGTGTGGAGATCCCAATCACCGCGAACTTCCGGTTAGATTACTAGCTGATGCCGATAGTTTATTCATGGTATGGAATGGACTCACCATTCACTACAAACTTCACATACCAAATCCACCTTCGCGTACACTTTCCTCTACAACTCTACTTGAAAATCCACCATCAAATTCTTCTCCAAAAACCCAACATTATCTTCGTAGGAGTTTTAGTATACAAATTCAAGATTCATCTCTTTATGCCCCGCTATTGGATGGAACCAGTTCGTCTAAAGAAATACCGGCTTTTAGTGTAGAAGAAAAAGATATCGACCATTTCGCCAACAAAGTAGGCCAAAAAGTACCGGATGTAAATGGGCAAGTTGGGGTTGTTTTAGTGCACGGTTTTGGTGGTGGAGTGTTCTCATGGAGGCATATAATGGCAGTGTTATCTCGACAAGTTAATTGTGTTGTTGCTTCTTTTGATCGTCCCGGTTGGGGATTGACATCTAGACCAAAGCCAGAG comes from Rutidosis leptorrhynchoides isolate AG116_Rl617_1_P2 chromosome 4, CSIRO_AGI_Rlap_v1, whole genome shotgun sequence and encodes:
- the LOC139840323 gene encoding uncharacterized protein isoform X1; this translates as MAAGKLGLYEKIRRFIRTLHFLIVMLASLLLLWLPILVSIGDILVPCVLISSFTCIRCYSFNEHLNRYDFRSSLTDVPVASMIRSLVITCVYMMYDGPVLSHGQYLGTVTLCSIFSILVLSIKACVFTVNSQFEAEDSSSLSNERVLLKKSWGMNVLFLSSVVFALGHTVIAYRMSCRARRKLMFNRSDPDSVFLSQLLSSIGYAKLPRSSIPADNRVQKNDNQKRRKPLCGDPNHRELPVRLLADADSLFMVWNGLTIHYKLHIPNPPSRTLSSTTLLENPPSNSSPKTQHYLRRSFSIQIQDSSLYAPLLDGTSSSKEIPAFSVEEKDIDHFANKVGQKVPDVNGQVGVVLVHGFGGGVFSWRHIMAVLSRQVNCVVASFDRPGWGLTSRPKPEDWEANKLPNPYMLDTQVDMLISFCKEMGLSSVVLIGHDDGGLLALKAAERVRSTANSVGVKIKGVVLLTVSLSREVVPGLARILMRTSLGKKNLVHSLLRTEICQVVNRRAWYDATKLTTDVLSLYKAPLCVEGWDEALYEIGKLSSDTVLSEQNASLLVKSVEDTPVMVIAGAEDALVPITSVQTMASKFVNSTLVAISNCGHLPHEECPKVLLAAILPFISKLLSKSDK
- the LOC139840323 gene encoding uncharacterized protein isoform X2, which translates into the protein MMYDGPVLSHGQYLGTVTLCSIFSILVLSIKACVFTVNSQFEAEDSSSLSNERVLLKKSWGMNVLFLSSVVFALGHTVIAYRMSCRARRKLMFNRSDPDSVFLSQLLSSIGYAKLPRSSIPADNRVQKNDNQKRRKPLCGDPNHRELPVRLLADADSLFMVWNGLTIHYKLHIPNPPSRTLSSTTLLENPPSNSSPKTQHYLRRSFSIQIQDSSLYAPLLDGTSSSKEIPAFSVEEKDIDHFANKVGQKVPDVNGQVGVVLVHGFGGGVFSWRHIMAVLSRQVNCVVASFDRPGWGLTSRPKPEDWEANKLPNPYMLDTQVDMLISFCKEMGLSSVVLIGHDDGGLLALKAAERVRSTANSVGVKIKGVVLLTVSLSREVVPGLARILMRTSLGKKNLVHSLLRTEICQVVNRRAWYDATKLTTDVLSLYKAPLCVEGWDEALYEIGKLSSDTVLSEQNASLLVKSVEDTPVMVIAGAEDALVPITSVQTMASKFVNSTLVAISNCGHLPHEECPKVLLAAILPFISKLLSKSDK